In the genome of Montipora foliosa isolate CH-2021 chromosome 3, ASM3666993v2, whole genome shotgun sequence, one region contains:
- the LOC137995635 gene encoding ATP-dependent DNA helicase RecQ-like — MNSQRPLPSLSFCPVVIVVSPLNALIKDQMRRSSKGNGKATFLNAKRKSGSSDMELDASDANYTLLKDGKYEMIFMHPEAFVSCKGGMELFQSPPYQRAVKAVIVDEVHCILVWGDDFRQDYSRLAMLCATFPGVTVVALTATASKKDIMAIKESLNLKNPLEIIGNPNRPNIMYKKAFRKGDDVDFYEDLLKPIAYPLTILYLPLKWCGFAYKYFEMQLGNEQYYPTGAEP; from the exons ATGAACAGTCAACGACCTTTACCTTCCTTGTCATTTTGtcctgttgttattgttgtatCGCCATTGAATGCCCTCATTAAAGATCAGATGAGAAGGAGCAGCAAAGGAAATGGCAAGGCGACGTTTTTGAATGCAAAGAGGAAAAGCGGTTCGAGTGATATGGAGTTGGATGCTAGTGACGCAAACTACACTCTTTTAAAAGATGGGAAGTACGAGATGATTTTCATGCATCCCGAAGCTTTTGTGTCGTGCAAGGGTGGAATGGAGCTGTTCCAAAGCCCACCGTATCAACGCGCTGTTAAAGCAGTAATCGTCGATGAAGTGCACTGTATTTTAGTTTG GGGAGACGATTTTCGGCAAGACTACTCAAGATTGGCAATGCTATGCGCAACTTTTCCAGGTGTTACTGTTGTTGCTTTGACTGCTACTGCAAGCAAGAAAGATATTATGGCAATCAAAGAATctttaaacttgaaaaatcCTCTGGAGATCATAGGCAATCCAAACAGGCCTAACATTATGTATAAGAAAGCATTCCGCAAGGGTGATGATGTTGACTTCTATGAAGATCTTCTGAAGCCAATAGCGTATCCTTTAACTATACTGTATCTACCTTTGAAATGGTGTGGGTTTGCCTATAAATACTTTGAAATGCAACTGGGTAATGAGCAATACTACCCTACAGGTGCTGAGCCATAG